A window of Chitinophaga sp. MM2321 contains these coding sequences:
- a CDS encoding UDP-2,3-diacylglucosamine diphosphatase, whose amino-acid sequence MDIPLPASKKIYFASDFHLGAPNAATSREREKLILQWLDQVEKDAQHIFLVGDIFDFWFEYKHVIPKGYTRILGRLAALTDKGIGVSVFIGNHDMWMNGYFEEELNIPVYYEPQTYTIAGKKFYIGHGDGLGPGDHGYKFLKKVFRNPFCRWLFSGIHPVWGISLANYFSRKSRAATGQELEKYLGEEEEWLAIYSKEILQQEHFDYFIFGHRHLPLDIKVGNNSRYINLGDWLNYCSYAVYDGQTTELKYFTAAGEKAARSSVQDLM is encoded by the coding sequence ATGGACATTCCTTTACCAGCCAGTAAGAAAATATATTTTGCATCCGACTTCCATCTCGGTGCGCCCAATGCTGCCACCAGCAGAGAGCGGGAGAAACTCATCCTGCAATGGCTGGATCAGGTGGAAAAAGACGCGCAACACATCTTCCTGGTGGGTGATATTTTTGATTTCTGGTTTGAGTATAAACATGTTATTCCCAAAGGCTATACCCGCATCCTGGGCAGGCTTGCAGCCTTAACAGACAAGGGTATCGGGGTTTCCGTATTTATCGGTAACCATGATATGTGGATGAACGGATATTTTGAAGAAGAATTAAACATCCCGGTTTACTACGAACCGCAAACCTATACAATAGCCGGTAAGAAATTCTATATAGGTCATGGCGACGGGCTCGGCCCTGGCGATCATGGCTATAAGTTTTTGAAAAAAGTATTCAGGAATCCTTTTTGCCGCTGGCTCTTTTCCGGTATCCATCCGGTATGGGGCATTTCACTGGCTAATTATTTCAGCCGTAAAAGCCGCGCTGCAACAGGTCAGGAACTGGAGAAATACCTGGGAGAAGAAGAAGAATGGCTGGCTATTTACAGCAAAGAAATTTTACAGCAGGAACATTTCGATTACTTCATTTTTGGCCACCGGCACCTGCCGCTGGATATTAAAGTAGGCAATAACAGCCGTTACATTAACCTGGGCGACTGGCTCAACTATTGCTCCTACGCCGTTTATGACGGACAAACAACCGAATTAAAATACTTTACAGCAGCCGGTGAAAAGGCCGCCAGATCAAGCGTCCAGGATCTCATGTAA
- a CDS encoding TonB-dependent receptor codes for MRKVLFLLLSVLCLTGQAFAQSRTVTGKVTDGTDGSPIPGVTIQIKGTGKGATTQPDGQFSLEASSNDVFIVSFIGYESQEVPVGTGTNLHIKLKVDSKNLDEVVVTGYTIERKVNSTIAASTINGGKVNSIALPDVNQMLQGNAPGISVATNSGQPGAKTEVRVRGIGSISASNSPLYVLDGVIMSSGDLTQNTQSQDIISNLNPADIENITILKDASATALYGSRGSNGVVVITTKTGKKGQNRINFNGKYGFQQLAKGIDMMNASELLAYQREGLKNAVDKTTGERKYSDAQILQYRPDLLADINTNWMDEAFRTGKTQAFGINASGGNEKTTFYASGDYFKQEGILIGSDFSRYAGRLNVDHKFNDKFDLSVKMSGSYTDQLSAAGGSNYSSPLSGAITQVPWIPARDENGTPYNGYKPGQPGSDTWAGFQDIPQAWRPTLQGGNFLNTVAQNYSKSNNTQTIFNAALGYNITDGLRFVVKGNAELTGIREKQWSSPDSYDGRNYGGYLYNVNSNVALYTTQQLLTYNFNVGADHSFRLLAGNEYSYQSHIWSLGAKNGFPGGQLQVPDVGANLFDGGGNESAYAFQGILAKADYDYKSKYFLSGSFRRDGSSRFPKDNRYGNFYSVGAAWRITEEEFTKSLYWLNDLKLRASYGIMGNAEGLGNYPFQALYSLAGAYQGETAAFANQPGNPMLSWEKQNLFDVGLDFSVFKKRVYGSVGFYDKRSSALLMEMPLSMTTGYETMNMNVGQMLNQGFEITLGAVPVATKNFTWTTDLNFATLRNKVLSLGEQQTIPAGSRQRIEVGRPFGSWYMPVWYGVNPENGAAQWEDATGAPTEDINLAPRKYVGQALPKITGGFTNKINYKEFDLSMLITFSAGNKAYNYNRMNLESDGAVTRNQAKDALDHWEQKGDIADRPKVVFGGSGSNVTSSRYLEDISYARIRNLTLGYTLPKSVLGSMKMQSLRVFAQAENLFTLTGYKGWDPDINTNPLPPTSTTSPTSVNAGLDFYRYPTSRVFTFGVTVGL; via the coding sequence ATGAGGAAAGTATTATTTCTCCTCTTGTCCGTGCTATGCCTGACGGGACAAGCTTTCGCGCAAAGTCGCACTGTAACGGGGAAAGTTACCGACGGAACCGACGGTTCTCCTATACCTGGGGTAACAATTCAGATTAAGGGTACTGGCAAAGGAGCTACCACCCAACCCGATGGCCAATTCAGCCTGGAGGCTTCCAGCAACGATGTATTTATCGTGTCTTTTATCGGCTATGAAAGCCAGGAGGTACCAGTAGGTACCGGCACCAATCTTCATATTAAACTGAAGGTTGATTCCAAAAACCTGGATGAAGTAGTGGTAACAGGTTACACCATCGAACGGAAAGTAAATTCCACCATTGCTGCTTCTACTATCAATGGTGGCAAAGTAAACAGCATTGCACTGCCGGACGTAAACCAGATGTTGCAGGGTAATGCGCCTGGTATCTCCGTAGCTACCAACTCCGGTCAGCCTGGTGCAAAAACCGAAGTGCGCGTACGTGGTATCGGTTCCATTTCGGCGAGCAACAGCCCGCTGTATGTATTGGACGGTGTGATTATGTCTTCCGGTGATTTAACACAGAACACCCAATCGCAGGACATCATATCTAACCTCAACCCTGCTGACATCGAGAATATCACTATTCTGAAAGATGCCTCTGCTACTGCATTGTATGGTTCCCGTGGGTCCAACGGTGTGGTGGTAATTACCACCAAAACCGGTAAAAAAGGTCAGAACAGGATCAACTTCAATGGTAAGTATGGTTTTCAACAACTGGCTAAAGGCATCGATATGATGAATGCTTCCGAGTTGCTGGCTTACCAGCGCGAAGGCTTGAAGAATGCGGTTGATAAAACTACCGGAGAAAGAAAATATTCTGATGCACAGATCCTGCAATATCGCCCGGATCTCCTGGCTGATATTAATACCAACTGGATGGATGAAGCGTTCCGCACTGGTAAAACCCAGGCGTTTGGCATTAATGCCAGCGGCGGTAACGAAAAAACCACGTTCTATGCATCCGGTGATTATTTTAAACAGGAAGGTATCCTGATTGGAAGTGATTTCAGTCGTTATGCCGGCCGTTTGAACGTAGATCACAAGTTCAACGATAAGTTTGATCTGAGTGTAAAAATGAGCGGATCATATACTGATCAGCTTAGTGCAGCTGGTGGTAGTAACTACTCTTCACCATTGTCAGGTGCCATCACACAGGTTCCCTGGATTCCTGCACGTGATGAAAATGGTACGCCTTACAATGGTTACAAGCCTGGTCAGCCTGGTTCTGATACCTGGGCTGGTTTTCAGGATATTCCACAGGCATGGCGCCCGACTTTACAGGGTGGTAACTTCCTGAACACAGTTGCGCAGAATTATAGCAAGAGCAATAACACACAAACCATTTTCAATGCGGCGTTAGGTTATAACATCACCGACGGATTGCGGTTTGTAGTAAAAGGAAATGCTGAGCTGACCGGTATCCGTGAAAAACAATGGTCATCTCCTGATAGCTACGACGGCCGTAACTACGGTGGTTACCTGTATAATGTAAACAGTAATGTAGCATTGTATACTACGCAGCAATTGCTGACGTATAACTTCAATGTTGGTGCAGATCACAGCTTCCGCTTACTGGCGGGTAATGAATATTCTTACCAGAGCCACATATGGTCACTGGGCGCCAAAAATGGTTTCCCCGGTGGTCAGTTACAGGTGCCTGACGTAGGCGCTAACCTGTTTGACGGCGGTGGTAATGAATCTGCTTACGCCTTCCAGGGTATCCTGGCAAAAGCTGATTACGACTATAAATCAAAATATTTCCTGAGCGGTAGTTTCAGAAGAGATGGATCATCCCGTTTCCCTAAAGACAACCGTTATGGTAACTTCTATTCTGTAGGCGCTGCGTGGCGTATTACCGAAGAAGAATTTACCAAATCCCTTTACTGGCTGAATGACCTGAAACTGCGTGCCAGCTATGGTATTATGGGTAATGCGGAAGGACTGGGTAACTATCCTTTCCAGGCATTATACAGCCTTGCAGGCGCTTACCAGGGAGAAACAGCTGCATTTGCCAATCAGCCGGGTAATCCTATGCTGAGCTGGGAAAAACAGAACCTGTTTGATGTAGGACTGGATTTCAGCGTGTTTAAAAAACGTGTATACGGTAGCGTAGGTTTCTACGACAAGCGTTCCTCTGCCTTGCTGATGGAGATGCCATTGTCTATGACCACCGGTTATGAAACCATGAATATGAACGTGGGTCAGATGTTGAACCAGGGCTTCGAAATTACCCTGGGTGCTGTACCGGTAGCCACTAAAAACTTTACGTGGACAACAGACCTGAACTTTGCCACCCTGCGGAATAAAGTACTGTCACTTGGTGAGCAGCAAACGATCCCTGCTGGCAGCAGACAACGGATTGAAGTGGGCAGACCATTTGGTTCCTGGTATATGCCGGTATGGTATGGTGTGAATCCTGAAAATGGTGCAGCACAGTGGGAAGATGCTACGGGCGCGCCAACGGAAGATATCAACCTGGCGCCCAGAAAATATGTGGGTCAGGCATTGCCAAAGATCACCGGTGGATTTACCAACAAGATAAATTATAAGGAATTTGACCTGTCTATGCTGATCACTTTCAGCGCAGGCAACAAAGCATATAACTACAACCGCATGAACCTGGAAAGCGATGGCGCTGTTACCCGCAACCAGGCTAAGGATGCATTGGATCACTGGGAGCAGAAAGGTGATATTGCTGACAGACCAAAAGTTGTGTTTGGCGGTAGCGGATCAAACGTTACTTCCAGCCGTTACCTGGAAGATATTTCCTATGCAAGAATCAGGAACCTGACGCTGGGTTATACTTTGCCAAAAAGTGTGTTAGGTAGTATGAAGATGCAGTCGCTGCGTGTATTTGCACAGGCTGAAAACCTGTTCACGCTGACTGGCTACAAAGGATGGGATCCGGATATCAATACCAATCCGCTGCCTCCTACCAGCACTACTTCTCCTACCAGTGTGAATGCGGGTCTCGATTTTTATCGTTATCCTACTTCCCGTGTGTTCACTTTTGGTGTAACTGTAGGTCTGTAA
- a CDS encoding IS1595 family transposase, producing the protein MKNKYLKGAHLSERKFKEILRLFADDLTATQIANISGVSRVTINSYLKKLRHQIARCCETLHPVPAPVIAYDSRQENSQPDHGSDTLVAVKPEVERLVKPVIFGICRLPDRLYTEILPDVTRSMIHAATRGRSVLETLGATERLRGFNGVVDLGQYRLYRLGSSITDTLNGSPLMDDVDAFWALTKHRLAKFKGLNRNTAYLHLKECEYRFNNRNEDLYGVLLELLKTYPLTLA; encoded by the coding sequence ATGAAAAACAAGTACTTAAAGGGCGCTCATTTATCCGAGCGCAAATTTAAGGAGATCCTGCGGCTGTTTGCCGATGATCTCACTGCGACGCAGATAGCGAATATCAGCGGTGTAAGCAGGGTAACGATCAATAGTTATCTGAAGAAGCTAAGACACCAGATAGCCCGCTGCTGCGAGACGCTGCATCCTGTGCCCGCGCCTGTTATAGCCTATGACAGCCGGCAGGAAAATTCCCAACCAGACCACGGAAGCGACACGCTGGTGGCTGTAAAACCGGAAGTAGAACGGCTTGTAAAGCCTGTTATTTTCGGGATTTGCAGACTACCGGACCGGTTGTACACCGAGATTTTACCTGACGTAACCCGTTCTATGATCCATGCTGCCACCAGGGGGCGTTCCGTATTGGAAACCCTGGGAGCCACGGAGCGTTTGCGTGGGTTTAACGGTGTGGTAGATCTGGGACAGTACCGGTTGTACCGGTTGGGTAGTTCCATTACCGACACGTTAAACGGAAGTCCGCTTATGGACGATGTAGATGCTTTCTGGGCGCTGACAAAGCACAGGCTGGCCAAATTCAAGGGCCTGAACCGGAATACGGCATACCTGCATCTGAAGGAGTGCGAGTACAGGTTTAACAACAGGAATGAAGACCTCTACGGGGTATTGCTGGAGTTGTTGAAAACATATCCGCTTACCCTTGCCTGA
- a CDS encoding efflux RND transporter permease subunit: MWQRLAGFVLKYRLSLLLLLLAGTGVMAYFASKVQMSYDYVATIPHDNPKFLEYQRFKEKFGGDGNMLVLGVQTDSFFQADFFNDYVKLNQDLKKVTAVENILSVPMAINLIKNDSTHKLEAGLLFKGGVSDQAEIDSLANVFRTLLFYKGLLYNPDTHAYLMGIYVNKDVFNSSQRTAVVAEISKLAKAFEEKHHTEVRMSGLPLIRTVMAVKVADELKLFLKISFLLTGLILFLFFRSFGAVLMSMIVVAIGVIWSVATIVLMGYKITLLTGLIPSLIVVIGIPNCVYFLSKYHTEYAKHANKTRALIRMIQRMGIVTLFTNLTAAIGFGVFCFTNSAILKEFGVVAGLNIMFIFLISFIFLPSVLSYLPPPHKRHTNYLESGFFRGMLDFITTLVFKHRKGIYVVSAVLVILSIVGMGRLKSVGFMLDDIPKTDKLFTDLKFFENNFKGVMPLEIAVDTKRKNGVINLQTLNKLDELTALISAQPDFARPLSVVEGIKFAKQAYYNGDSSNYAVPNQFDLGFLAPYLRMKGSNNATGATSTFSKLVSSFMDSTRQIARVSVNMKDVGSQKLPVLMDSLEPKVTAIFDTAHYKVTFTGTSIIFQEGTRFIINGLAESILLAFVLIMFCMLYLFRSWRMLIISLIPNVIPLVVTAGVMGWVGIALKPSTVLVFSVALGIAIDVTIRFLVNFKQELPQHDLDISATVKQTIHETGLSIIYTSMILFAGFMIFSFSEFGGTKALGWLTSLTLVVAMITNLTILPALLLWMEKALLKKARKKELWKTLDEEEDIAMSELGVDDKE; this comes from the coding sequence ATGTGGCAACGTTTAGCAGGCTTTGTGCTAAAATATAGATTATCGCTTCTTCTACTATTACTCGCCGGCACTGGAGTGATGGCATACTTTGCCAGTAAGGTACAGATGTCCTACGACTACGTGGCTACCATACCACATGATAATCCTAAGTTTCTTGAATACCAGCGGTTTAAAGAGAAGTTTGGTGGTGATGGAAACATGCTCGTACTGGGTGTTCAGACAGATAGTTTTTTTCAGGCAGATTTTTTCAACGACTATGTAAAGTTGAATCAGGACCTGAAAAAAGTGACTGCAGTAGAGAATATCCTGAGTGTGCCGATGGCCATTAATCTTATAAAAAATGATAGCACACATAAGCTGGAGGCGGGTTTGCTATTTAAAGGCGGCGTTTCGGATCAGGCGGAAATAGATAGCCTGGCCAATGTTTTCAGAACGCTGTTGTTTTACAAAGGGCTCCTCTACAATCCGGATACACATGCTTACCTGATGGGCATTTATGTGAATAAGGATGTATTTAATTCCTCCCAGCGCACCGCTGTAGTAGCGGAGATTTCGAAGCTCGCAAAAGCATTTGAAGAAAAGCATCATACGGAGGTGCGAATGAGTGGCTTGCCATTAATTCGTACAGTCATGGCCGTTAAGGTGGCCGACGAACTGAAATTATTTCTCAAAATATCTTTCCTGTTAACCGGATTAATACTGTTTCTGTTCTTCCGTTCTTTCGGAGCGGTACTCATGTCAATGATAGTGGTAGCTATTGGTGTAATATGGTCAGTCGCCACCATTGTGCTGATGGGCTATAAGATCACGCTGCTAACGGGTTTGATTCCTTCACTGATTGTGGTCATCGGTATTCCGAATTGTGTGTACTTCCTGAGTAAGTATCACACAGAGTATGCAAAACATGCCAACAAAACGCGGGCACTCATACGCATGATCCAGCGGATGGGGATCGTAACATTGTTTACCAATCTCACGGCAGCCATCGGGTTTGGGGTATTCTGTTTTACCAATAGTGCCATCCTGAAAGAGTTTGGCGTAGTAGCAGGGTTGAATATTATGTTCATCTTCCTGATCTCCTTCATCTTCCTGCCTTCCGTACTCAGTTATTTACCACCGCCTCATAAGCGGCATACCAACTACCTGGAAAGTGGTTTTTTCCGTGGAATGCTGGACTTTATCACTACGCTGGTATTTAAGCACCGCAAGGGAATCTATGTGGTAAGTGCCGTACTGGTGATCCTGTCTATTGTTGGTATGGGGCGTTTGAAGTCGGTAGGCTTTATGCTGGACGATATTCCTAAAACAGATAAGCTTTTTACGGATCTGAAATTTTTTGAGAATAATTTCAAAGGGGTGATGCCCCTGGAGATTGCAGTAGATACGAAGCGAAAGAACGGGGTGATTAATCTGCAAACCCTGAACAAGCTGGATGAGCTGACGGCATTGATTTCGGCGCAACCGGATTTTGCCAGACCCTTGTCTGTAGTAGAAGGGATCAAGTTTGCGAAGCAGGCTTATTATAATGGTGATAGCTCCAATTATGCGGTGCCTAATCAGTTTGATCTGGGCTTTCTGGCGCCTTATCTGCGCATGAAAGGCAGTAATAATGCTACCGGCGCCACTTCTACGTTTTCGAAGCTAGTATCGTCTTTTATGGATAGTACGCGGCAGATAGCCCGTGTGAGTGTAAACATGAAAGATGTGGGATCACAAAAGCTGCCGGTACTGATGGATTCGCTGGAGCCCAAGGTGACCGCTATTTTTGACACGGCTCATTATAAAGTGACCTTTACCGGTACCAGTATTATATTCCAGGAGGGAACGCGGTTTATTATCAATGGGCTTGCAGAGAGTATCCTGCTGGCTTTTGTGCTGATCATGTTCTGTATGTTGTACCTGTTCCGGTCGTGGCGGATGCTGATTATATCGCTGATCCCGAATGTTATTCCGCTGGTAGTAACCGCGGGTGTGATGGGATGGGTAGGTATTGCGCTGAAGCCGTCTACTGTACTGGTATTCAGTGTGGCATTGGGTATAGCCATTGACGTTACGATCCGTTTCCTGGTGAATTTCAAGCAGGAATTGCCGCAGCATGACCTGGATATCTCCGCCACGGTTAAGCAAACGATCCATGAAACGGGGTTAAGTATTATTTATACCTCTATGATCCTGTTTGCCGGGTTTATGATCTTCAGTTTTTCCGAGTTTGGCGGTACAAAGGCGTTGGGCTGGCTTACCTCTCTGACGCTTGTGGTGGCTATGATCACCAATCTTACCATTCTGCCGGCATTGTTGTTATGGATGGAAAAGGCGTTGCTGAAAAAGGCGCGGAAGAAGGAACTGTGGAAAACGCTGGATGAGGAGGAAGATATAGCGATGTCCGAGCTGGGAGTAGACGATAAAGAATAG
- a CDS encoding lactate utilization protein, whose amino-acid sequence MKISPAKENMLKRIRNALSQSVQLPFPNSEGNSSVFKTENEGLELKFAEEFTRLQGKFVFCTGKGELIENLRTLAEKKEWQNVLCQTPLLMKTLHQNELPFLNQGDMHHADAAITDCEYLVARTGTAVLSSAQPSGRALPVYAPVHIIIAYTHQLVFDLKDAFSKLKDKYGNELPSAVSFATGPSRTADIEKTLVVGIHGPKEVYVFLVDE is encoded by the coding sequence ATGAAGATTTCTCCTGCCAAGGAAAATATGCTGAAGAGAATACGGAATGCGTTAAGTCAGTCAGTACAGTTGCCCTTCCCGAATTCGGAGGGCAACTCTTCTGTTTTTAAGACAGAGAACGAAGGGCTGGAGTTAAAGTTCGCAGAGGAGTTCACCAGGTTACAGGGGAAATTTGTTTTCTGTACCGGTAAAGGAGAGCTTATTGAAAACCTGCGCACATTGGCAGAAAAGAAGGAATGGCAGAATGTACTTTGCCAGACCCCGCTGCTGATGAAAACGTTGCATCAAAACGAATTACCTTTTCTGAATCAGGGCGATATGCACCACGCAGATGCCGCCATTACCGATTGTGAATACCTGGTAGCACGTACGGGTACAGCAGTGCTGAGCAGCGCACAACCCAGTGGAAGAGCCTTGCCGGTATATGCCCCCGTTCATATCATCATTGCCTATACACACCAGCTGGTATTTGACCTGAAGGATGCGTTCAGCAAGTTGAAGGATAAATACGGCAACGAATTACCTTCAGCCGTATCCTTTGCAACAGGCCCCAGCCGCACGGCAGATATTGAGAAAACACTGGTGGTAGGGATTCACGGACCCAAAGAAGTATACGTATTTTTAGTAGACGAATAA
- the recO gene encoding DNA repair protein RecO, whose amino-acid sequence MLHKTRGIVIRTVKYGDTSVIVSVFTELFGLQSYIVNGVRSQKPKAARGNLLQPGNILDLVVYHNEIKNLQRISEFKLGYIYTSLHFSVAKNTVALYLIELLQKCLKQPEQQLELYYFTENTLQLLDVSTMAVTANLPLYFTLKLGEHLGFRLNGRFSEYSPYLDLQEGTFSYLPPHHPYHLDPESSSLTDQLFQCSEVQHLAGISMNKERRRRLLYAYLDFFRLHLPDFTEMHSPPILHEILDA is encoded by the coding sequence ATGCTCCACAAAACCCGCGGCATCGTAATACGTACAGTGAAGTATGGCGACACAAGCGTGATCGTTAGCGTCTTTACGGAATTGTTCGGGCTACAATCCTACATCGTAAACGGCGTGCGCTCACAGAAGCCCAAAGCCGCCAGGGGCAACCTGTTACAACCGGGAAACATCCTGGACCTCGTTGTTTATCACAATGAAATAAAAAATCTGCAACGCATTTCTGAATTCAAGCTGGGCTATATTTATACATCGCTGCATTTCAGTGTGGCAAAAAACACCGTGGCTCTATACCTCATAGAATTGCTGCAAAAGTGCCTGAAGCAACCGGAACAGCAGCTGGAGTTGTACTACTTTACGGAAAACACCCTGCAACTGCTGGATGTATCCACCATGGCGGTAACGGCCAACCTGCCGCTATATTTTACGCTGAAATTGGGAGAACACCTGGGGTTCAGGCTGAATGGCCGTTTCTCTGAATACTCGCCCTACCTGGATTTACAGGAAGGTACCTTCTCTTATCTTCCGCCACATCATCCCTATCATCTCGATCCTGAAAGCAGTTCTCTCACAGATCAGTTATTCCAGTGCAGTGAAGTACAACACCTCGCCGGGATCAGTATGAATAAAGAAAGAAGAAGAAGGTTGCTCTATGCATACCTCGATTTTTTCAGACTTCATTTGCCTGATTTTACCGAGATGCATTCGCCCCCCATCTTACATGAGATCCTGGACGCTTGA
- a CDS encoding RagB/SusD family nutrient uptake outer membrane protein — translation MKYSKLSILALSAATFISACNSKLDLKPADSLDDNSAITEGNVRILANGMYERAQELEYYGRDFMVVTDVGGNDMKITPSNSNRFIYEFQYMYSPLLSPQTKTWQNAYRVANQASVIIDKLPTTENTAGAKGEAYFMRALAHFDLTRRYTRPYSLNKADADKPNTGVVLVMAAIDDPGNYKPARATLNATYDAIISDLKAAQQTAPDTKPGTAGVFRGSKDAATALLTRAYLYKEDWANVIKEATSLLGGKYPLWDGSNYLANFTSDNATSEDIFALRFLAPENRGSNNFGNIYLPADGSATGGYGDIRLTDGFMNLLEAGDTRKAITQNYAGSNYLIKWIGNGQGLTGMANVKVLRISEVLLNRAEAYAEQGNLSLAVIDVNTLRAKRGLAEFTDEANVKAEIKKERRLELVGEGHGMTDIFRKNDKRSIKDADAILPQTPDITTDNYRIAYPIPQIEIDANANIEQNPGYQKN, via the coding sequence ATGAAATATTCAAAACTTTCTATACTGGCTTTATCTGCGGCCACTTTCATTTCAGCTTGTAATTCCAAGCTGGATCTGAAGCCTGCGGATTCGCTGGATGATAATAGTGCAATTACAGAAGGAAATGTGCGGATCCTCGCAAATGGTATGTATGAGCGTGCGCAGGAACTGGAATACTACGGTCGTGATTTCATGGTGGTAACAGATGTGGGTGGGAATGATATGAAGATCACGCCATCCAATTCCAACAGGTTTATCTATGAGTTTCAATACATGTATTCTCCGTTGCTGAGTCCTCAGACCAAAACATGGCAGAATGCATACCGTGTAGCCAACCAGGCAAGCGTGATCATTGATAAGTTGCCTACTACAGAGAATACTGCCGGTGCTAAAGGAGAAGCATATTTTATGCGTGCCCTCGCACATTTTGATCTGACGAGAAGATATACCAGGCCCTACTCCCTGAACAAAGCGGATGCCGATAAGCCTAATACAGGCGTGGTGTTGGTGATGGCAGCTATAGATGATCCGGGTAATTACAAACCGGCACGTGCTACACTCAATGCTACTTATGATGCCATTATCAGTGATCTGAAAGCAGCACAGCAAACAGCGCCGGACACCAAACCCGGTACTGCCGGCGTGTTCAGGGGATCAAAGGATGCAGCTACTGCATTACTGACACGTGCTTATCTTTATAAAGAAGACTGGGCAAACGTAATCAAAGAAGCTACTTCCCTGTTGGGTGGTAAGTATCCTTTATGGGATGGCAGTAACTACCTGGCTAATTTTACTTCAGATAACGCTACCTCCGAAGATATTTTTGCGCTGCGGTTTCTGGCGCCTGAAAACCGGGGTTCCAACAACTTCGGAAATATCTACCTGCCTGCCGATGGAAGTGCTACCGGTGGTTACGGAGATATCAGGCTGACGGATGGTTTTATGAATCTGCTGGAAGCCGGTGATACCCGTAAGGCTATCACTCAAAACTACGCAGGGAGTAACTACCTGATTAAGTGGATTGGTAACGGACAGGGCCTGACCGGTATGGCGAATGTGAAAGTGCTGAGAATAAGTGAAGTGCTGTTGAATCGTGCAGAGGCTTATGCGGAGCAGGGTAATTTATCACTGGCAGTAATTGATGTTAATACATTGCGTGCAAAACGTGGACTTGCTGAATTTACAGATGAGGCGAATGTTAAAGCGGAGATTAAGAAAGAGAGAAGACTGGAGCTGGTAGGTGAAGGTCATGGTATGACGGATATTTTCAGAAAGAATGATAAACGCAGCATTAAAGATGCAGATGCTATCCTTCCGCAGACACCGGATATTACAACAGATAACTACCGTATTGCTTATCCGATTCCCCAGATAGAAATCGATGCGAATGCAAACATCGAGCAGAATCCGGGTTATCAGAAGAACTAA